The following coding sequences are from one Parcubacteria group bacterium window:
- a CDS encoding PBP1A family penicillin-binding protein produces MHSTFVYLKPNNLRNSFRENRWKTAGILSLYALGVFIIFVAGVFLYFAKDLPDANGLSDRMVVESTKIMDRTGQHILYEVHGEEKRTIIPFSEMPDNIKYATIALEDQDFYSHHGIKLTSIIRAALKDIIGRGTSQGGSTITQQFVKKSMLTDEKTFTRKIKEVILSLELETKYSKDEILAMYLNQIPYGSNAYGIEAAAQTFFGKSAKELTLDESALLASLPQAPSYYSPYGSHTDSLKIRQEYALKQMEKLGYITGEQTEEYKNYDVLNKVKSFQENINAPHFVMYVKEYLEKTYGEQAVEREGLKVYTTLDWDKQAIAEQSIKDQADKNLKNYNAANSSLVAMDPKTGQILAMVGSKDFFGKSYPDGCISGKTCKFESQVNVAVSDRQPGSSFKPYVYLTAFEKGYTPETIMFDAETSFGNQGGSEDYKPQNYDGKFRGPLQMKETLAQSLNIPAVKTLYLAGINDSIATAKAMGITGLNYPQRYGLSLVLGGGEVTLLDHVNAYGTFATGGVHYEKTAILKIEDNKGQTLEEYKPNDGNKVIDEKYVAMIDHILSTNDYRAPVFGENSPLRFDNRPVAAKTGTTNEFRDGWTIGYTPSIAVGVWSGNNDNSSMRAGSDGVVVSAPIWRSFMDKVLGNYSMEQFPKYEKEDAGKDILNGKLPVEKDIKVCEIPGKNNEYCLANDYCADTEKKDFADGHDILYYVNKDNPRGDDPKDPEKDPQYDNWEKGVKKWFEKNKKDYDLGGVPKDECKESDFEENKPDISIKDVSQSLNKLSISTKINAPYDTDKVEFFVDGDKVDSGSSENAKVTLADSLKGGESDIEIKVTVTDEKGNTASDSKKFDIASW; encoded by the coding sequence ATGCACTCAACTTTTGTTTATCTCAAGCCCAATAATCTCAGAAACTCTTTCCGAGAAAATCGATGGAAAACAGCGGGAATTTTATCATTATATGCGCTGGGAGTTTTCATTATTTTTGTCGCCGGAGTGTTTTTGTATTTTGCCAAAGATCTTCCAGATGCCAATGGGCTCAGCGATCGAATGGTTGTGGAATCGACGAAAATTATGGATCGGACAGGCCAGCATATTTTGTATGAAGTCCATGGCGAAGAGAAAAGGACTATAATTCCATTTAGCGAAATGCCGGACAACATTAAATATGCTACCATCGCGCTTGAAGATCAGGATTTTTATTCGCATCATGGAATTAAGCTCACGTCTATTATTCGAGCAGCTCTTAAAGATATTATTGGAAGGGGAACTTCTCAAGGAGGTTCGACAATTACTCAGCAATTCGTGAAGAAATCAATGCTCACAGACGAAAAGACTTTTACCCGTAAAATAAAGGAAGTGATTTTATCGTTGGAACTGGAAACGAAATATTCCAAAGATGAAATTTTGGCCATGTATCTCAATCAGATACCTTATGGATCGAATGCCTATGGAATCGAAGCGGCAGCGCAAACTTTTTTTGGAAAAAGTGCCAAAGAATTAACCCTGGATGAGTCAGCTCTTTTGGCTTCGCTTCCTCAAGCTCCGAGTTATTATTCTCCCTATGGTTCGCATACCGATTCTTTAAAAATAAGGCAGGAATATGCGCTCAAGCAAATGGAAAAATTGGGATATATAACCGGCGAGCAAACAGAAGAATACAAGAATTATGATGTCTTAAATAAAGTAAAATCGTTTCAAGAAAATATTAATGCTCCTCATTTTGTGATGTATGTGAAAGAATATCTGGAAAAAACTTATGGCGAGCAGGCAGTGGAACGGGAAGGATTAAAAGTCTATACCACTCTAGATTGGGATAAGCAGGCGATTGCTGAGCAATCGATAAAAGATCAAGCAGACAAAAATCTAAAAAATTATAATGCAGCAAATTCTTCGTTAGTTGCTATGGATCCAAAAACCGGACAGATTTTGGCCATGGTCGGTTCGAAAGATTTTTTCGGAAAATCGTATCCGGACGGATGCATTTCCGGAAAGACTTGCAAGTTTGAGTCGCAGGTCAATGTGGCTGTAAGTGATCGCCAACCCGGGTCATCTTTCAAGCCCTATGTCTATCTTACTGCTTTTGAAAAAGGGTATACTCCGGAAACGATAATGTTTGATGCGGAAACTAGTTTTGGCAATCAGGGCGGATCCGAAGATTATAAACCTCAAAATTATGATGGAAAGTTCCGCGGTCCGCTTCAGATGAAAGAAACTTTAGCGCAATCTCTTAATATTCCGGCAGTTAAGACATTATATTTGGCGGGAATAAATGATTCTATTGCAACGGCTAAGGCGATGGGTATAACCGGGCTAAACTATCCACAGCGTTACGGGCTTTCTTTGGTTTTGGGAGGAGGAGAAGTTACACTTTTGGATCATGTCAATGCCTATGGCACTTTTGCTACCGGAGGAGTGCATTATGAAAAAACTGCGATATTAAAAATAGAAGACAATAAAGGTCAAACGCTTGAAGAATATAAGCCGAATGACGGAAACAAGGTGATTGATGAAAAATATGTGGCCATGATTGACCACATCCTTTCCACTAATGATTATCGAGCTCCGGTTTTCGGAGAAAATAGCCCGCTTCGTTTTGATAATCGTCCAGTTGCGGCCAAGACTGGAACAACTAACGAATTTAGGGATGGTTGGACAATCGGATACACTCCTTCGATCGCTGTCGGAGTCTGGTCAGGAAATAATGACAATTCTTCAATGCGAGCTGGTTCTGATGGAGTTGTTGTTTCTGCTCCAATTTGGAGAAGCTTTATGGATAAAGTGCTGGGAAATTATTCAATGGAGCAATTTCCCAAATATGAGAAGGAAGATGCTGGAAAGGATATTTTAAACGGAAAATTGCCTGTGGAGAAAGATATCAAAGTTTGCGAAATTCCAGGAAAAAACAATGAATATTGTTTGGCGAATGATTATTGCGCTGACACCGAGAAGAAAGATTTTGCTGATGGGCATGATATACTTTATTATGTAAACAAAGATAATCCGCGAGGCGATGATCCGAAAGATCCGGAGAAAGATCCTCAATATGATAACTGGGAGAAAGGAGTGAAAAAATGGTTTGAAAAGAACAAAAAAGATTATGACCTCGGGGGCGTTCCTAAAGATGAATGCAAGGAAAGTGATTTTGAAGAAAATAAGCCAGATATTTCAATAAAGGATGTTTCTCAAAGCTTGAACAAGCTTAGCATATCAACAAAAATTAATGCGCCATATGATACTGATAAAGTCGAGTTTTTTGTGGATGGAGATAAAGTTGATTCCGGAAGTTCAGAAAATGCAAAAGTTACATTGGCGGATAGCTTAAAAGGAGGGGAAAGCGATATTGAAATAAAAGTTACCGTTACTGATGAGAAAGGAAACACAGCCAGCGATAGCAAAAAATTTGATATAGCAAGCTGGTAA
- the ruvA gene encoding Holliday junction branch migration protein RuvA yields MIAKIKGIIEYIRDSYVVVDVNGVGYKVFVTPYILGKVAGSQKVNFFIHTYVREDILALYGFLTLEDLEMFELLISISGIGPKAAMGILTIADVKTIRTAILNEDPSVLTKVSGVGKKTAERVILELRNKIEGLSGQEKDEVMADSDALEALTSMGYSVFESREALKMVSVEIKDVGERVKLALRNLGKK; encoded by the coding sequence ATGATAGCTAAAATCAAAGGAATAATTGAATATATTCGGGATTCATACGTGGTGGTAGATGTGAATGGTGTTGGCTACAAGGTTTTTGTCACGCCGTATATTTTGGGGAAAGTGGCCGGAAGCCAGAAAGTCAATTTTTTCATCCATACTTATGTTCGAGAAGATATTTTAGCTTTGTATGGCTTTTTGACATTGGAAGATTTGGAAATGTTTGAGCTTCTGATTTCAATTTCCGGAATCGGACCCAAGGCTGCAATGGGAATTTTAACCATTGCCGATGTGAAGACTATCCGAACGGCAATTCTCAATGAAGATCCGTCAGTTCTGACTAAAGTTTCGGGAGTAGGAAAAAAGACAGCTGAAAGAGTTATTTTGGAACTTCGAAATAAAATCGAAGGACTTTCCGGACAGGAAAAAGATGAAGTAATGGCCGATAGCGACGCGCTGGAAGCTCTGACGTCGATGGGTTATTCCGTTTTCGAATCGCGTGAAGCTTTAAAAATGGTTTCAGTGGAAATTAAAGATGTGGGAGAAAGAGTGAAACTGGCGCTGAGAAATTTAGGAAAAAAATAA
- a CDS encoding peptidoglycan bridge formation glycyltransferase FemA/FemB family protein → MDRENSKNIDFLQSDEWRKFQEAVERKTFHVEHEGSWVNIIEHKLPVVGRYFYIPRGVISELENLIVDLAKKENAGWIRFDVENEESLNSIKKNTNYEIRKAPHDMQPREIFEIDIAKPEEQLLAEMKSKTRYNINLAQKKGVKITVGAKHIDKFIDLVSLTAKRKGIKFHLNNYYRKMIETIPENILKLYYAEYNNKIIAANLIVFYDETATYLHGATDDEYRNVMAPYLLQWQAIKDAKKRGFKKYDFGGVKTAGDTNWSGITKFKLGFSQTAKPIEFLGSYDIIVNSLVYWFYRILQKFKSFVK, encoded by the coding sequence ATGGACAGAGAAAATAGTAAAAATATTGATTTTCTCCAATCGGACGAATGGAGAAAGTTTCAGGAAGCAGTTGAGAGAAAAACGTTTCACGTAGAACATGAAGGTTCTTGGGTGAACATTATTGAGCATAAATTACCGGTGGTTGGGAGATATTTCTATATTCCTCGGGGAGTGATAAGCGAACTGGAAAATCTCATAGTAGATCTAGCTAAAAAAGAAAATGCCGGTTGGATTAGATTTGATGTGGAAAATGAAGAAAGTTTGAATTCAATAAAGAAAAATACAAATTATGAAATCCGGAAAGCGCCTCACGATATGCAACCGAGGGAAATTTTTGAGATTGATATTGCGAAACCAGAAGAACAATTATTGGCGGAAATGAAAAGCAAAACTCGCTACAATATTAATCTTGCACAGAAAAAAGGCGTTAAAATAACAGTAGGCGCTAAGCATATTGATAAATTTATTGATCTAGTTTCGCTTACCGCCAAAAGAAAGGGAATAAAATTTCATTTGAATAATTATTATCGAAAAATGATCGAAACAATCCCGGAAAACATTCTGAAACTATACTACGCGGAATATAATAATAAGATTATTGCAGCAAATCTAATTGTATTTTACGATGAAACTGCCACCTATCTTCACGGAGCAACTGATGACGAATATCGCAATGTAATGGCGCCGTATCTACTCCAATGGCAGGCAATAAAAGACGCCAAAAAAAGAGGTTTTAAAAAATATGATTTTGGCGGAGTAAAAACAGCAGGCGATACTAATTGGAGCGGGATTACAAAATTTAAATTAGGATTTTCTCAAACTGCAAAGCCGATTGAATTTTTGGGTAGTTATGATATAATCGTTAATTCTCTAGTGTATTGGTTTTATAGAATCTTGCAAAAATTTAAGAGTTTTGTGAAATAA
- a CDS encoding UDP-N-acetylmuramoyl-L-alanyl-D-glutamate--2,6-diaminopimelate ligase: MQAILANIIYAFPSRKIKVIGVTGTDGKTTTVQMIAGILEEAGKKVAVASTINFKINGEEEINETKFTTLSGFAVQKFIKKAVQSGCKYLVLETSSHSLDQYRIWGVRYNTAVITNVTREHLDYHKTIKKYRKAKSKLFKSADVAIVNLDMEEPEEFLKCSAENKYGYATMNHESRIMNQGIKIIKAENIELETSLSKFEIQNSKFKIHLLGLFNIENALAAACVGISEGIRLETIKKALEKIKGIPGRMELVSNKKNLNIIVDFALTPHALTQLYIFVDGIKKQGAKVIGVFGACGERDRGKRPITGEIVSAHTDYVILTDDEPYHEDPKRIIEEISAGINNKLEGENFWKIPDRREAIKKALLLAKPGDFVVVTGMGAENTRGVGNQKIPWNDKKVILEELSKL; the protein is encoded by the coding sequence ATGCAAGCTATACTTGCCAATATTATTTATGCTTTTCCGTCCAGAAAAATAAAAGTTATTGGAGTAACCGGAACGGATGGAAAAACAACTACTGTGCAGATGATTGCCGGGATCCTTGAAGAAGCCGGAAAAAAAGTTGCAGTGGCTTCGACGATAAACTTTAAAATTAACGGAGAAGAAGAAATAAACGAAACTAAGTTTACCACCTTGTCGGGCTTTGCGGTTCAGAAATTTATCAAAAAAGCGGTGCAAAGCGGATGTAAATATTTGGTTTTGGAAACCTCGTCGCATTCATTGGATCAGTATCGCATCTGGGGGGTGAGATATAATACGGCAGTTATTACCAATGTAACCAGAGAACATTTGGATTATCACAAGACGATAAAAAAATACAGGAAGGCCAAGAGCAAATTGTTTAAGAGCGCGGATGTTGCAATTGTAAATCTGGATATGGAAGAGCCGGAAGAGTTTTTGAAATGTAGCGCGGAGAATAAATACGGATATGCCACAATGAATCACGAATCACGAATTATGAATCAAGGAATTAAAATTATAAAGGCTGAAAATATTGAATTAGAAACAAGTTTATCAAAATTCGAAATTCAAAATTCGAAATTCAAAATTCATTTGCTGGGTTTATTTAATATCGAAAATGCTTTGGCGGCAGCATGCGTGGGAATATCCGAAGGCATTAGGTTGGAAACGATCAAAAAAGCTCTGGAAAAAATAAAAGGAATTCCCGGAAGAATGGAGTTGGTTTCAAATAAAAAAAATCTTAATATTATTGTTGATTTTGCGCTTACTCCTCACGCTCTTACTCAGCTCTACATCTTTGTTGATGGAATAAAAAAACAAGGTGCCAAGGTTATTGGAGTTTTTGGAGCCTGTGGGGAACGTGATCGGGGTAAGCGTCCCATTACAGGAGAAATTGTTTCTGCACATACGGATTATGTTATTTTGACTGATGATGAGCCATATCACGAGGATCCAAAAAGGATCATTGAAGAAATTTCCGCAGGCATTAATAATAAACTTGAAGGAGAAAATTTCTGGAAGATTCCAGATAGGCGCGAAGCAATAAAAAAAGCTTTGCTTTTAGCAAAACCGGGTGATTTTGTGGTTGTTACAGGAATGGGCGCTGAAAATACCAGGGGAGTAGGAAATCAGAAAATTCCTTGGAATGATAAAAAAGTTATTTTGGAAGAATTGAGCAAGTTGTAA
- a CDS encoding M48 family metallopeptidase gives MTIYTQADKNTRLTWFYITGFLVFVILVGYVFAGAMRNSLILYVAVIFSVTMSFVSYWWSDKIVLAMSKAKPVTHENAREIYHLVENLCITAGLPVPKIYIIEDSAPNAFATGRNPEHGVICLTTGIIKKLDKSELEGVIAHELSHIGNRDILLSTVVVVLVGFVTLLADWFRNWTFFGGRRSNDNEGGGQLQMILIILAIVLSILAPFAAILMQMAISRKREFLADADGALLTRYPEGLARALEKISADPEKLEVANRATAHLYIANPFKGKKVSKLFMTHPPIEERVRALRGMNL, from the coding sequence ATGACTATTTATACTCAAGCTGACAAAAATACCCGCTTAACCTGGTTCTACATCACCGGATTCTTAGTCTTTGTTATTTTGGTTGGCTATGTTTTTGCCGGAGCGATGCGCAATAGCTTGATTTTGTATGTTGCTGTTATTTTTTCCGTCACAATGAGTTTTGTTTCTTATTGGTGGAGCGACAAAATTGTTTTGGCGATGAGCAAGGCAAAACCTGTCACCCACGAAAACGCCAGAGAAATTTACCACCTCGTGGAAAATCTCTGCATTACCGCCGGACTTCCGGTTCCCAAAATTTATATTATCGAAGACAGCGCTCCTAACGCTTTTGCAACAGGAAGAAATCCTGAACATGGAGTAATTTGCCTTACTACGGGAATTATCAAAAAATTAGATAAATCAGAACTGGAAGGAGTGATCGCCCACGAACTTTCTCATATTGGGAACAGGGATATTCTACTTTCGACTGTGGTGGTTGTCCTGGTTGGATTCGTTACGCTTTTGGCCGATTGGTTTCGCAATTGGACGTTTTTTGGAGGACGAAGAAGCAATGATAACGAAGGCGGGGGACAGCTTCAAATGATTTTAATAATCCTGGCTATCGTGCTTTCAATCTTGGCTCCTTTTGCTGCTATACTAATGCAAATGGCCATTTCCCGAAAACGGGAATTTTTGGCTGATGCCGATGGAGCGCTTTTGACCAGATACCCCGAAGGCCTAGCCCGAGCATTAGAAAAAATATCCGCCGATCCGGAAAAATTGGAAGTTGCCAACCGAGCAACCGCCCATCTATACATAGCCAATCCTTTCAAAGGAAAGAAGGTTAGCAAGTTATTTATGACTCATCCGCCGATTGAAGAGAGAGTTAGGGCTTTGAGGGGAATGAATTTATAA